The Candidatus Methylomirabilota bacterium genome segment ACTAAGACCGAGATTGAGAAAGCCATAACAGCATCAGATGACACTGTTGCCACTGAATACGACTATAAGGAATTAGAGTTACACCCCTTCCTGACCTACTACTGCCGCCTCTACTTCAAGGCATTCACCAAAACAATCCGGCACAATACCTCCCGCAAGAAGGAATTTGGCGAGTGGGTGCATCCTGATCTAATCGGCGTTTACTACGCCCTCGAAGATTGGAAGCCAGAGCTTCTTGATTTCAGTGCTGCAACGGGCAACATCGCTGTCAAACTTTACTCATTCGAGGTCAAGAAATCCATTTCCTTCGCCAACCTCCGAGAAGCGTTCTTTCAGTCGGTATCGAACTCTTCTTGGGCTCATGAGGGCTACTTAGCAGCAGCCGAGATTTCAACCGACGAGGACTTCCTCGCTGAACTCCGCCGATTGTCCGCGGCTTTCGGCATTGGAGTAATTTCGCTTTCGGTTGAGGATCCCGACAGTTCAGAGGTTCTGTTCCCCGCACGGGAGCGTGAGGCAATTGACTGGGAAACACTAAACAAGCTCACGATGAACGCTGACGTTTTGGAGTTACTAACCAGAAACAAGAATGACCTTCAGACCAAAGAAATAATCACCGAGAAGTATGATGCTGTTCCCACAGCGGAGCAGCTTACCAGGTCGCTAAGGAAAATCAAAAGGGTCTAACCAGCCGGTTTCGGCCGACCCGCAGAAAGCGCGGGCGGCTAATCCGCCGCGTTATGTGTCTTCGGCGGGGATCTACGCATGCCTCGTGCACGGTTTGGTTGGCTCACATCTACCACATACGAGATTTTCAGATCCTACGACAGGTTCCGTTCGTGGTGAGCTTGTCGAACCCATGAAGGAAACTCATTGAAATACCTCACCCTTCGACAGGCTCAGGGCGAACGGAATATGTGACGAAGCGTTGGACACACTATACGAATATTGAGTGAACTCGAATCTAGAGGTAAGTCATGAGCGCTGTCTCTCCGCTTCGTATCACACGATTTGCGCAGATCCCACGACATGCTGCCGAGGTCTGGTAGGGTGACCTCGTGCGTCTGCCGGTCTGGTTGGAACATGGCCCGGATGGCGGGCCTATCGGCCATGGGCCGCGATCTGGGTCAGCCTGCGCACCGGATGTCTGCACATGAAGATGCAGCCGGAGTTGGGGGGCATGACCCTGACCTCGCGTTGGAAGGCGTGGACTACTGCGTCGTGAAGGAGGCCACGGAACTCCCTTCGGTGTAGCCATTCCGGGATGATGCTGAGTGAAATGATCCGGTAGAAAGCGGAAGGGGGTAAGGAGCAGGCTATGGCGCGCTCCCCTGCACAGACGCGAGGGCGACCTGCTCCAGAGCAGGCTGAATCCAGGGCGAGGTCCCGGCCTACGGTTCGTGCCCGAGATCTCGGGATTGACCTCGAATCGGGGGCGGAGGGCGAGCGCTTTAAGTGGTTCCTGGCCTGCCTGTTGTTCGGCAAACCGATTCAGCAGGAGGTGGCCAAGCGAGCCTATCTGGAATTTGCCAGAGAGGGATTGATAACCCCGGAGGCCCTGATCGAAGCGGGGTGGGATCGGCTCGTGAGTGTCCTGGACCGCGGCCACTATGTCCGCTTCGACTTCTCGACCGCCACCAAACTCCTTGACATCTCTCAATCCCTCATATCCCGCTATGGTTCCCTTGCGAACCTGTTCAGACAGTCAAGCAACAGGAAGGATCTTGCCAGGCGCTTCCAGGAGTTCAAGGGTATAGGTCCGGTCACCACTCGCATTTTCCTCCGCGGGATCAAGTTCTCTTCAATCACATCTTTTAGACCTAAGCTTGCAGAATGTCGCAAAACGCAGTAGGGTGAAGGAGGGAACTATACCTATGTGCAGCTCAGGAAAACGGGTGTGGAGCTTATCTTGCCAGAAGGATAACGGGATACTGTGATCGTTAAGCGTTAATGGGGAGTTGACGATGCGACCCTCCGGCCTCAATTTTTTTCCCTTAGCCCTGCCATTTGCCATTCTCTTCTTCCTTCTGGTCGCCCTCTTGATTACTATGATCGAGATCGGCGTGCTCCGATACGCCTAT includes the following:
- a CDS encoding DNA methylase; its protein translation is MARSPAQTRGRPAPEQAESRARSRPTVRARDLGIDLESGAEGERFKWFLACLLFGKPIQQEVAKRAYLEFAREGLITPEALIEAGWDRLVSVLDRGHYVRFDFSTATKLLDISQSLISRYGSLANLFRQSSNRKDLARRFQEFKGIGPVTTRIFLRGIKFSSITSFRPKLAECRKTQ